The Solibacillus daqui genome has a segment encoding these proteins:
- a CDS encoding carbon-nitrogen family hydrolase, whose amino-acid sequence MKIGCIQLNVGFGKVDENYERAEKLIREAAAGGAEIIVLPEMWNTGYALEKLEELADENGERSKAFLSTLAKELAVHIVGGSVAVKRDGEFYNTMYTYNRAGELVGEYSKVHLFRLMDEHLYLQSGDAMNRFALDGLEAGGVICYDIRFPEWLRSHALDGAKVLFIPAQWPTPRIDHWKILLQARAIENQCFVIAVNRIARKVENFNGQSMIIGPWGEVLWTGAEDEELAIVDVDFSTVDEVRERIPVYDDRRPNLYEKVVK is encoded by the coding sequence ATGAAAATCGGTTGTATCCAATTAAATGTAGGTTTTGGCAAAGTCGACGAAAACTATGAGCGTGCCGAAAAATTGATTCGAGAGGCAGCTGCAGGGGGCGCGGAAATCATTGTGTTACCCGAAATGTGGAACACAGGCTATGCACTTGAGAAATTAGAGGAGCTAGCGGATGAAAACGGTGAGCGTTCGAAAGCGTTTTTAAGTACGCTTGCAAAAGAATTAGCAGTACATATTGTCGGTGGTTCAGTTGCGGTGAAGCGTGATGGCGAGTTTTATAATACGATGTACACGTATAATCGTGCAGGTGAATTAGTCGGCGAATATAGCAAAGTGCATTTATTCCGTTTAATGGATGAGCATTTGTATTTGCAATCAGGTGATGCGATGAATCGTTTTGCACTCGATGGTTTAGAAGCAGGAGGCGTAATTTGCTATGACATTCGTTTCCCAGAATGGCTGCGTTCACATGCATTAGACGGCGCAAAGGTGTTATTCATTCCAGCACAATGGCCAACGCCACGTATTGACCATTGGAAAATTTTACTGCAAGCGCGTGCCATTGAAAATCAGTGCTTTGTCATTGCGGTCAATCGTATTGCACGTAAAGTCGAGAATTTCAACGGGCAATCGATGATTATCGGACCGTGGGGTGAAGTACTTTGGACAGGTGCGGAAGATGAGGAGTTAGCCATTGTTGATGTTGATTTTTCAACGGTAGACGAGGTGCGTGAACGTATTCCTGTTTACGATGATCGCCGTCCGAATCTTTATGAGAAGGTAGTTAAATAA
- a CDS encoding L-threonine 3-dehydrogenase, which translates to MKKIMVTGALGQIGSELVEKLRHTYGIDNVLATDIRKIDQHEGPFEVLDVTDGKRMHTLAHDFGADTMIHMAALLSATAEKNPVFAWNLNMGGLMNALEVARELDMQFFTPSSIGAFGPSTPKDNTPQDTLQRPTTMYGVNKVAGELLCDYYYTRFGLDTRGVRFPGLISYVTPPGGGTTDYAVDIYYKAIAEGRYTSYIAEGTFMDMMYMPDALQAIVDLMEADPAKLVHRNAFNISAMSFEPSQIAAEIKKHIPTFTMDYEVDPVRQAIADSWPNAIDSSAAIEEWGFKASYNLEKMTIDMLEKLKVRLDQKVI; encoded by the coding sequence GTGAAAAAAATTATGGTGACCGGTGCTTTAGGTCAAATTGGTTCAGAATTAGTAGAGAAATTACGCCATACGTATGGCATTGACAATGTATTAGCAACAGATATTCGGAAAATTGATCAACATGAGGGACCGTTTGAAGTGTTGGACGTAACAGATGGGAAACGCATGCATACACTCGCACATGACTTCGGTGCGGACACGATGATTCACATGGCTGCATTACTATCTGCAACAGCGGAAAAAAATCCGGTATTCGCATGGAATTTAAATATGGGCGGCTTAATGAATGCACTTGAAGTAGCACGTGAATTAGACATGCAATTTTTCACACCAAGCTCAATCGGCGCATTCGGCCCTTCAACACCAAAGGACAATACGCCACAAGATACACTGCAACGCCCAACTACAATGTATGGGGTAAATAAAGTTGCTGGTGAATTATTATGTGACTATTATTACACACGTTTCGGTTTAGATACGCGCGGTGTTCGTTTTCCAGGGTTAATTTCGTATGTGACGCCTCCTGGTGGTGGAACGACAGATTATGCGGTAGACATTTACTACAAAGCCATTGCAGAAGGTCGTTACACATCGTATATCGCAGAAGGTACTTTCATGGATATGATGTATATGCCAGATGCGCTGCAGGCGATTGTTGATTTAATGGAGGCAGACCCAGCGAAACTCGTACATCGCAATGCATTTAATATTTCAGCGATGAGCTTCGAACCATCACAAATCGCAGCAGAAATCAAAAAGCATATTCCAACATTTACGATGGACTATGAGGTAGACCCAGTGAGACAGGCAATTGCCGACAGCTGGCCAAACGCAATCGATTCGTCAGCGGCGATAGAAGAGTGGGGCTTTAAAGCAAGCTATAACTTAGAAAAAATGACAATAGATATGTTAGAAAAGTTAAAAGTACGTTTAGATCAAAAGGTAATTTAA
- a CDS encoding CueP family metal-binding protein, with protein sequence MLISTIFAAVLLVACSEENTIEENNPIKTETEEIKELVQDYSVRNITAKSVSITSKQLFVTDNDGTEQVYNLPKDEFFVSIAPYINETHPCDNHSLTGCQGEMVSEQFNVYIEDAEGNVLVDDTLITEANGFIDLWLPREQSFQIKIEHQGKTVESEFSTFENDGTCITTMQLV encoded by the coding sequence ATGCTTATTAGTACTATTTTTGCAGCTGTTCTATTAGTTGCTTGTAGTGAAGAAAATACGATTGAGGAAAACAATCCTATAAAAACTGAAACGGAAGAAATAAAGGAATTGGTTCAAGATTATAGTGTACGTAATATCACAGCTAAGTCAGTATCTATAACATCCAAACAACTATTTGTTACAGATAATGATGGAACAGAGCAAGTTTATAACCTTCCGAAAGATGAATTTTTTGTTTCAATTGCCCCATACATAAATGAAACACATCCTTGCGATAACCATAGTTTAACAGGATGCCAAGGTGAAATGGTAAGTGAGCAGTTCAATGTATATATTGAGGATGCTGAAGGCAATGTCTTAGTAGATGATACATTAATAACAGAAGCAAATGGATTTATTGATTTATGGTTACCACGTGAACAATCGTTTCAAATAAAAATTGAGCATCAAGGAAAAACGGTTGAATCCGAATTTTCTACATTTGAAAATGATGGTACTTGTATCACAACAATGCAATTGGTTTAA